A window of Sphingobium herbicidovorans contains these coding sequences:
- a CDS encoding VIT1/CCC1 transporter family protein, translated as MEGSAAGALEQAQAHHAVHYVNRIGWLRAGVLGANDGIVSTASLLAGIAASGASPDVILLSGIAALFAGAMSMAAGEYVSVSAQSDTERADLAKEKKAIAQQPDVELQELRNIYVERGLKPELAEEVARQLMEADALAAHARDELGISEISTARPVQAALTSAATFSAGAVAPVLAAAVSPAPVALVVVVVTSLLCLALLGYVGARLGGGKIGRSVGRVVFWGMLAMAVTAGAGRLFGAAI; from the coding sequence ATGGAAGGATCAGCGGCAGGCGCGCTCGAGCAGGCGCAGGCGCATCATGCCGTCCATTATGTCAACCGCATCGGATGGCTGCGCGCCGGCGTATTGGGTGCGAATGACGGCATCGTTTCGACCGCCAGCCTGCTCGCGGGCATCGCCGCCTCTGGCGCGTCGCCCGACGTCATCCTGTTGTCGGGGATAGCGGCGCTGTTTGCGGGCGCCATGTCGATGGCCGCCGGGGAATATGTGTCCGTCAGCGCGCAGTCGGACACGGAGCGCGCTGACCTTGCCAAGGAAAAAAAGGCGATAGCGCAGCAGCCTGACGTCGAATTGCAGGAACTGCGCAACATTTATGTCGAGCGTGGCCTGAAGCCTGAACTGGCCGAAGAGGTTGCGCGGCAGCTGATGGAGGCCGACGCTCTGGCCGCTCACGCGCGGGACGAGCTTGGCATTTCGGAGATCAGCACCGCACGCCCGGTGCAGGCCGCGTTGACATCCGCCGCGACCTTTTCAGCGGGCGCTGTCGCCCCCGTCCTCGCCGCAGCCGTCAGCCCGGCACCAGTGGCTCTTGTCGTCGTCGTTGTGACCTCGCTGCTGTGCCTGGCGTTGCTGGGATATGTTGGCGCGCGTCTGGGCGGCGGCAAGATCGGCCGGTCGGTCGGGCGGGTCGTGTTCTGGGGCATGCTGGCGATGGCGGTGACGGCGGGGGCCGGAAGGCTTTTCGGCGCTGCGATATGA
- a CDS encoding trimeric intracellular cation channel family protein, producing the protein MLPSSIALHQIGPVLETLSAVGIFVFAASGALAAARLGQTLVTFAFFALVTGVGGGTLRDLLIGAPVFWVHDPVPAVTCMIAALLVWFTPRRLWSDRALDWLDAVGLAAFAVFGAAKAMSYGIPPFVAAMMGIVTACVGGILRDLLAHEPSILLRPELYVTAAAFASGLFVLLHWWGMDVPVAGVIAALLGFLLRAIAIRRGLGLPVYRDE; encoded by the coding sequence ATGCTCCCATCCTCCATCGCCCTTCATCAGATCGGTCCGGTGCTCGAAACGCTAAGCGCCGTGGGTATCTTCGTCTTTGCGGCGTCCGGCGCGCTGGCTGCCGCACGGCTGGGCCAGACGCTCGTCACCTTCGCATTTTTCGCGCTTGTGACCGGAGTAGGGGGCGGCACATTGCGCGATCTGTTGATCGGCGCGCCGGTATTCTGGGTGCATGATCCAGTCCCCGCCGTCACATGCATGATCGCGGCGCTGCTCGTCTGGTTCACGCCCCGGCGGCTGTGGAGCGACCGCGCGCTTGACTGGCTCGACGCCGTCGGGCTGGCAGCCTTTGCTGTGTTCGGCGCGGCCAAGGCCATGAGCTACGGCATTCCGCCCTTCGTCGCGGCGATGATGGGCATTGTGACCGCGTGCGTCGGCGGCATCCTGCGCGATCTGCTCGCGCATGAGCCGTCCATCCTGCTGCGGCCCGAGCTTTATGTCACCGCTGCCGCCTTCGCCTCGGGCCTGTTCGTATTGTTACACTGGTGGGGAATGGACGTTCCGGTCGCAGGCGTCATCGCGGCGCTGCTGGGCTTTCTGCTGCGGGCGATCGCCATACGGCGCGGCTTGGGGCTGCCAGTATATCGGGATGAGTGA
- the sppA gene encoding signal peptide peptidase SppA codes for MAFVKGVWRILVAIKDGLVLLFLLGFFGLLYAALSWSPKPARSVNSGALLLNLDGTIVEQPAEMDPFSLLAGSGPGMKEYRLADIVAALEAARKDGKVKAVVLNLDGFMGGGQVALSRVGKALDAVRAAKKPVFAFATIYTDDSYQLAAHASETWVDPLGGVAIMGRGGSGLYYKGLIDKLGVNTHVYRVGTYKSFVEPFIRTDQSPEARQANQALADALWQDWQDEVSRARPKAKLAAYAANPAAAAEAARGNLAKAGQNAGLIDRLGDEAAFGERVAQVAGEPADDRAGDFASIDLTAYAKAHRPANNGQIGVITVAGDIVDGEAGPGSAAGDTISALLYKALSEKDLKALVVRVDSPGGSVMASEKIRQAIMEAKRKGLPIVASMGNVAASGGYWVSTPADMIFAEPGTITGSIGVFGILPSFEGTLAKMGITTDGVRTTPLSGQPDLAGGTTPEFDRIMQMGVEDIYGRFVGLVAKARGKAPQQIDAIAQGRVWDGGAARQIGLVDRFGGLEDAIAQAAKLAKLDPAKAKAYRIEKEPDKFAEFIQSMTEREDEDADTGRDLLSRQAMIQRRWAMQAISDVRGLLSGAGVRADCLECRGYGAPTASSAADERGLMALIGAWLRG; via the coding sequence TTGGCATTTGTGAAGGGCGTTTGGCGCATATTGGTCGCGATCAAGGACGGGCTGGTGCTGCTGTTCCTGCTCGGCTTTTTCGGCCTGCTTTATGCCGCCCTGTCGTGGTCGCCCAAGCCCGCCCGCAGCGTGAACAGCGGAGCACTGCTGCTGAATCTGGACGGCACGATTGTCGAGCAGCCTGCGGAGATGGACCCCTTTTCCCTGCTGGCCGGATCCGGGCCGGGCATGAAGGAATATCGCCTGGCCGACATCGTCGCCGCGCTTGAAGCGGCAAGGAAAGACGGCAAGGTCAAGGCGGTCGTCCTGAACCTCGATGGCTTCATGGGCGGCGGGCAAGTCGCGCTGTCCCGCGTCGGCAAGGCGCTGGATGCCGTGCGCGCGGCGAAGAAGCCCGTCTTCGCCTTCGCGACCATCTATACCGACGACAGCTACCAACTGGCCGCCCATGCCAGCGAAACATGGGTCGATCCGCTGGGCGGGGTCGCCATAATGGGCCGGGGCGGTTCGGGCCTCTATTATAAGGGGTTGATCGACAAGCTGGGCGTCAACACGCATGTCTATCGTGTCGGCACCTACAAGAGCTTCGTCGAACCCTTCATCCGCACCGACCAGTCGCCCGAGGCGCGACAGGCCAATCAGGCGCTGGCTGACGCATTGTGGCAGGACTGGCAGGATGAAGTTTCCAGGGCACGGCCCAAGGCGAAGCTGGCCGCCTATGCCGCCAATCCGGCGGCGGCGGCGGAGGCTGCACGCGGCAATCTGGCCAAGGCGGGTCAGAACGCAGGTCTGATCGACCGGCTGGGCGACGAAGCAGCCTTTGGAGAGCGCGTGGCGCAGGTGGCGGGCGAACCGGCGGACGACCGCGCCGGGGACTTCGCCAGCATCGATCTCACCGCCTATGCAAAGGCGCATCGACCGGCCAATAATGGCCAGATCGGCGTCATCACCGTTGCGGGCGACATCGTCGATGGCGAGGCCGGACCGGGCAGCGCGGCGGGGGACACGATCTCAGCCCTGCTCTACAAGGCTTTGTCGGAGAAGGATTTGAAGGCGCTGGTCGTGCGCGTCGATTCCCCCGGCGGGTCCGTCATGGCGTCGGAAAAGATCCGGCAGGCCATAATGGAGGCCAAGCGAAAGGGACTGCCGATCGTTGCATCGATGGGCAATGTCGCGGCGAGCGGCGGCTATTGGGTCTCGACTCCCGCCGACATGATCTTTGCCGAACCCGGCACTATCACCGGTTCGATTGGCGTTTTCGGCATCTTGCCCAGCTTTGAAGGAACGCTGGCGAAGATGGGGATTACCACCGATGGCGTGCGCACCACGCCGCTTTCGGGCCAGCCGGACCTTGCGGGCGGCACAACGCCCGAATTCGACCGCATCATGCAGATGGGGGTCGAGGATATCTATGGCCGCTTCGTCGGTCTGGTCGCCAAGGCGCGGGGCAAAGCGCCCCAGCAGATCGACGCGATCGCACAGGGCCGTGTGTGGGATGGCGGCGCCGCGAGGCAGATCGGCCTCGTCGATCGCTTCGGCGGGTTGGAGGACGCGATTGCGCAAGCGGCAAAGCTGGCCAAGCTCGACCCCGCGAAAGCGAAAGCCTATCGGATCGAGAAGGAACCCGACAAGTTCGCCGAGTTCATCCAGTCCATGACGGAACGCGAAGACGAAGATGCAGACACTGGCCGCGACCTGCTGAGCCGTCAGGCGATGATCCAGCGCCGCTGGGCCATGCAGGCGATTTCCGATGTACGAGGATTACTAAGCGGCGCAGGCGTACGCGCGGATTGCCTGGAGTGCCGGGGCTATGGCGCGCCAACGGCTTCGAGTGCCGCTGATGAGCGGGGATTGATGGCGCTGATTGGTGCGTGGTTGCGGGGGTGA
- a CDS encoding sensor histidine kinase: MIGIAALWISVLLLGGGLALDRVLSAAITRNFDDGLNYVLTAMIASAEIGPDGEVLFNRPLADQRFLEPNSGLYYQISAKGHEDWRSRSLWDRALKVLPEHEDRGFHVYDSKQFPGEDLRIMERTIVLPGSRTRWLFMVAAARAGLDDQIRALRSTLTQSFALLALGLIVLTTLQTLYGLRPLRRVRREIVHMRTGDKNRVTEPMPAEVLPMVEELNALLAHNERQAEEARTHAGNLAHALKTPLTVIMNAATAQADDLGETVIREATTMRRQVDHHLARARAVGRRGAAQSRAEVWASLQAVERAVQRLYPEARIDMDGDKGAAVRVERQDLDEMLGNLVENAAKYGGGSVFATVSRAGDMVEIMVEDDGAGIPKEERTRIFDRGVRLDSGKPGTGLGLAIVRDVAEIYGGTVAMEESEDLGGLLVRLRLPAV; encoded by the coding sequence ATGATCGGCATCGCGGCGCTGTGGATCAGCGTCCTGTTGCTGGGTGGCGGGCTGGCGCTTGACCGGGTTCTGTCGGCGGCCATCACCCGCAATTTCGACGATGGCCTGAATTATGTGCTGACGGCTATGATCGCATCCGCCGAAATCGGCCCGGACGGCGAAGTGCTGTTCAACCGGCCGCTTGCCGACCAGCGCTTTCTGGAACCCAATAGCGGGCTTTATTACCAGATCAGTGCAAAGGGGCATGAGGACTGGCGGTCGCGATCCTTGTGGGACCGCGCGCTCAAGGTGCTGCCCGAGCATGAAGACCGTGGTTTCCATGTCTATGACAGCAAGCAGTTTCCTGGCGAGGACCTGCGGATCATGGAGAGGACGATCGTCCTGCCCGGCTCCAGGACCCGTTGGCTGTTCATGGTCGCTGCCGCCCGCGCCGGGTTGGACGATCAAATCCGCGCGTTGCGATCCACCCTGACGCAGAGCTTCGCGCTGCTGGCGCTGGGTCTGATCGTGCTGACGACGCTCCAGACGCTCTACGGTCTGCGGCCGCTTCGCCGGGTGCGCAGGGAAATCGTGCACATGCGCACCGGCGACAAAAACCGTGTGACCGAACCGATGCCGGCCGAAGTGCTGCCCATGGTAGAGGAACTGAACGCCCTGCTCGCCCATAATGAGCGGCAGGCCGAAGAGGCGCGCACCCATGCCGGCAATCTCGCTCACGCGTTGAAGACCCCACTGACGGTGATCATGAACGCCGCGACCGCGCAGGCCGACGATCTGGGCGAAACAGTGATCCGCGAAGCCACCACCATGCGTCGTCAGGTCGATCATCATCTCGCCCGCGCGCGCGCCGTCGGGCGACGCGGTGCGGCGCAGAGCCGGGCAGAGGTATGGGCCAGCCTGCAGGCTGTGGAGCGCGCGGTTCAGCGCCTCTATCCCGAAGCGCGCATCGACATGGATGGCGACAAGGGGGCCGCCGTCCGCGTCGAACGGCAGGATCTGGACGAAATGCTCGGAAACCTCGTTGAAAATGCCGCCAAATATGGCGGGGGCAGCGTGTTCGCGACGGTAAGCCGTGCCGGCGACATGGTGGAAATCATGGTCGAGGACGATGGCGCGGGCATCCCAAAGGAAGAACGCACGCGTATCTTCGATCGCGGCGTCCGGCTCGATTCGGGAAAGCCCGGCACAGGTCTTGGTCTTGCAATCGTGCGCGACGTCGCTGAAATCTACGGCGGCACGGTCGCCATGGAGGAAAGCGAAGATCTGGGCGGCCTGCTGGTGCGGCTGCGCCTTCCTGCGGTCTGA
- the purE gene encoding 5-(carboxyamino)imidazole ribonucleotide mutase — protein MTGESAATVGIIMGSRSDWETMRHASETLAALGVPHECKVVSAHRTPQRLYDYATGAVSRGLKVIIAGAGGAAHLPGMTASMTRLPVLGVPVESKSLKGMDSLLSIVQMPGGVPVGTLAIGKPGAINAALLAASILATTDDALAERLDMWREKQTDDVAETPE, from the coding sequence ATGACCGGAGAGAGCGCCGCGACAGTCGGCATCATCATGGGATCGCGATCCGATTGGGAAACCATGCGCCACGCGTCCGAGACGCTCGCCGCGCTTGGCGTGCCCCATGAGTGCAAGGTCGTGTCGGCCCATCGTACGCCGCAACGCCTCTATGACTATGCGACCGGCGCTGTGTCGCGGGGGCTAAAGGTCATCATCGCAGGAGCCGGGGGCGCGGCGCATTTGCCCGGCATGACTGCATCCATGACGCGCCTGCCGGTGCTGGGTGTGCCGGTGGAGTCCAAGTCATTGAAGGGCATGGATTCGCTGCTGTCCATCGTTCAGATGCCGGGTGGCGTTCCCGTCGGCACGCTGGCCATCGGCAAGCCAGGCGCGATCAACGCGGCCCTGCTCGCGGCCTCCATCCTGGCGACCACGGACGATGCTCTGGCCGAGCGGTTGGACATGTGGCGGGAAAAGCAGACCGACGATGTAGCGGAGACGCCGGAATAA
- the gpmA gene encoding 2,3-diphosphoglycerate-dependent phosphoglycerate mutase — MSQLVLIRHGQSAWNLENRFTGWWDVDLTEKGIEEAQAAGRLLSEKGLDFDCCFTSVQTRAIKTLNLALEEMGRLWLPVEKDWRLNERHYGGLTGLNKAETAAKHGDAQVKIWRRSFDIPPPVLEAGGEFDLSKDRRYDGIAIPSTESLKDTIARVLPYWESRIVPELKAGKRVLISAHGNSLRALVKHLSGIPDDEITELEIPTGQPIVYELADDLTAKDRYYLSER; from the coding sequence ATGTCCCAACTCGTTCTGATCCGTCATGGCCAATCGGCCTGGAACCTGGAAAATCGCTTCACCGGCTGGTGGGACGTCGATCTGACGGAAAAGGGTATCGAGGAAGCCCAGGCTGCTGGCCGGTTGCTGTCTGAAAAGGGGCTGGATTTCGATTGCTGCTTCACTTCGGTCCAGACCCGCGCGATCAAGACGCTGAACCTCGCGCTGGAGGAAATGGGGCGGCTATGGCTTCCGGTTGAAAAGGACTGGCGCCTCAATGAGCGGCATTATGGTGGGCTGACCGGCCTCAACAAGGCGGAGACGGCGGCCAAACATGGCGACGCACAGGTGAAGATCTGGCGCCGCAGCTTCGACATTCCGCCGCCGGTGCTGGAGGCTGGCGGCGAATTCGACCTGTCGAAGGATCGCCGTTATGACGGGATCGCGATCCCGTCGACGGAATCGCTCAAGGACACGATTGCGCGTGTGCTGCCTTATTGGGAAAGCCGGATCGTGCCGGAGCTGAAGGCGGGCAAGCGTGTCCTCATTTCCGCCCACGGCAATTCGCTCCGTGCGCTGGTGAAGCATCTGTCCGGTATCCCCGATGACGAGATCACCGAGCTGGAAATCCCGACCGGCCAGCCGATCGTCTATGAACTGGCCGATGATCTGACGGCGAAGGACCGCTATTATCTGTCGGAGCGTTAA
- a CDS encoding response regulator transcription factor, with amino-acid sequence MRLLIVEDEPSLGQQLRNTLEGAGYAVDLATDGEDGHFLGTTESYDAVVLDLGLPTIDGLTVLDRWRKEGRAFPVLVLTARDSWSDKVAGLDAGADDYLAKPFQSEELIARLRALIRRASGNASSELTAGDVRLDTRSGKVTLKGEPVKLTAQEYKLLSYLLHHKGKVVSRTELIEHIYDQDFDRDSNTIEVFVTRIRKKLGADVITTIRGLGYSLDEPGR; translated from the coding sequence ATGCGTCTGCTGATCGTCGAAGATGAACCGAGCCTCGGGCAACAGCTCCGCAATACACTGGAAGGTGCAGGCTATGCCGTGGACCTCGCGACGGATGGCGAGGACGGGCACTTTCTGGGCACGACCGAAAGCTATGACGCGGTCGTGCTGGACCTGGGCCTCCCCACCATTGACGGCCTGACGGTGCTGGACCGCTGGCGCAAGGAAGGGCGGGCGTTTCCAGTGCTGGTGTTGACAGCGCGCGACAGCTGGTCGGACAAGGTCGCGGGTCTCGACGCGGGCGCGGACGATTATCTGGCAAAGCCGTTCCAGAGCGAGGAACTGATCGCTCGCCTGCGCGCGCTTATCCGGCGGGCGTCGGGCAATGCGTCCAGCGAACTGACTGCCGGGGACGTGCGGCTGGACACGCGATCGGGCAAGGTCACGCTGAAAGGCGAGCCGGTGAAGCTGACCGCGCAGGAATATAAGCTGCTGTCCTATCTGCTTCATCACAAGGGCAAGGTGGTCAGCCGTACCGAACTGATCGAACATATTTACGATCAGGATTTCGACCGCGATTCCAACACGATCGAAGTGTTCGTAACGCGCATCCGCAAAAAGCTGGGCGCGGATGTCATCACGACGATCCGTGGCCTGGGCTACAGCCTGGATGAGCCGGGCCGCTGA
- a CDS encoding 5-(carboxyamino)imidazole ribonucleotide synthase — MTTITPGSTIGILGGGQLGRMIAIAAAQLGYRTHIYAPETSGPAADVSPRWTCAAYEDASALAAFADSVDVVTYEFENIDPGAVEVLSTHGLVRPGAAALRVAQDRLAEKNFVRHLGGLTAPFASVESLDDLEQAIATIGSRAILKTNRMGYDGKGQARLNEPGDAVGAWNAIGRQSAILEGFVTFEEEFSVILARSVDGGIRFWDSPANVHVDGILSTSIAPGGERIEAQVDAARALAAQVAQALDYVGVLTLEFFASADGPVFNEMAPRVHNSGHWTIEGAVTSQFENHVRAICGLPLGDTALAAKSVQMRNLIGEEANDWQAILADPVNHLHLYGKHEARPGRKMGHVTRLTL, encoded by the coding sequence ATGACGACGATTACGCCCGGTTCCACCATCGGCATTCTTGGCGGCGGCCAGCTCGGCCGGATGATCGCGATTGCCGCCGCGCAGCTGGGCTATCGCACCCATATCTATGCGCCGGAAACGAGCGGTCCCGCCGCCGATGTTTCCCCCCGCTGGACCTGCGCCGCCTATGAGGACGCCTCTGCGCTCGCGGCGTTCGCGGACAGCGTCGATGTCGTGACATACGAGTTCGAGAATATCGATCCGGGCGCTGTCGAAGTCTTGTCCACGCATGGACTGGTCCGGCCCGGAGCCGCCGCCTTGCGCGTGGCGCAGGACCGGCTGGCCGAGAAGAATTTCGTCCGTCACCTGGGCGGGCTCACCGCGCCCTTCGCCTCGGTCGAGAGCCTCGACGACCTTGAGCAGGCGATCGCCACGATCGGTAGCCGCGCGATCCTGAAAACCAACCGCATGGGCTATGACGGCAAGGGGCAGGCGCGCCTCAACGAGCCGGGCGATGCCGTCGGCGCATGGAATGCTATCGGCAGGCAGAGCGCAATCCTGGAGGGCTTCGTCACCTTTGAGGAGGAGTTTTCCGTCATCCTGGCGCGGAGCGTCGATGGCGGCATCCGCTTCTGGGATTCGCCGGCCAACGTCCATGTCGATGGCATTCTCTCCACCTCCATAGCGCCCGGCGGCGAACGGATTGAGGCGCAGGTCGATGCGGCACGCGCCCTTGCCGCGCAGGTGGCTCAGGCGCTCGACTATGTCGGCGTGCTGACGCTGGAATTTTTCGCAAGCGCCGATGGCCCCGTTTTCAACGAAATGGCCCCGCGCGTTCATAACAGCGGCCATTGGACGATCGAGGGCGCTGTCACCAGCCAGTTCGAAAATCACGTCCGCGCCATTTGCGGCCTGCCGCTCGGCGACACGGCGCTGGCCGCAAAGAGCGTTCAGATGCGCAACCTCATCGGCGAAGAGGCCAATGACTGGCAGGCGATCCTGGCCGACCCGGTCAATCACCTGCATCTCTATGGCAAGCATGAGGCGCGCCCCGGCCGCAAGATGGGCCACGTCACCCGGCTGACATTGTGA
- a CDS encoding glutathione peroxidase, producing MTAIQQIPLKTIKGADASLSDYDGKVVLAVNVASKCGLTPQYEGLEKLYRDYKDKGLVVAGFPANDFGAQEPGSNDEIATFCTTNFGVDFPMFEKIVVTGPDKHPLYAALTSQQPKAQGDGDAFREQLKGYGMTPTQEPEVLWNFEKFLIAKDGTVAARFAPATTPDDPALVAAIEAELAK from the coding sequence ATGACCGCGATCCAGCAAATTCCGTTGAAGACGATCAAGGGCGCAGACGCCAGCCTGTCCGACTATGACGGCAAGGTGGTTTTGGCGGTCAACGTCGCCTCCAAATGCGGCCTCACCCCGCAATATGAAGGGCTGGAAAAGCTCTACCGCGATTATAAGGACAAAGGGCTGGTCGTCGCAGGTTTCCCCGCCAATGACTTCGGTGCGCAGGAGCCGGGCAGCAATGACGAGATCGCGACCTTCTGCACCACCAATTTCGGCGTCGATTTCCCCATGTTCGAAAAGATCGTCGTGACCGGCCCGGACAAGCACCCGCTTTACGCCGCGCTCACCAGCCAGCAGCCCAAGGCGCAGGGCGATGGCGACGCGTTCCGCGAGCAGCTGAAAGGCTATGGCATGACGCCGACCCAAGAGCCTGAAGTGCTGTGGAATTTCGAAAAGTTCCTGATCGCGAAGGACGGCACTGTAGCTGCGCGCTTTGCTCCCGCCACGACGCCCGACGATCCGGCGCTGGTGGCTGCGATTGAGGCTGAACTGGCGAAATAG
- a CDS encoding SIMPL domain-containing protein, translated as MKSALAMMALAAASLPAMAVAQTSVTIAETAPVVTLNVTETVEAAPDQAVVGTGVQTRAPTATQAMRENAAKMERLIATLAKSGIAKKDIQTSGINLNAQYDYSNRDGQPSTPRFIGYEASNQVTIKLRDIKKVGPLLDTLVEAGATNVNGPTFAIEDPTPMLAQARAAAMKSARSQADFYAQAAGYRSARLITISESNSGGNPPMPMMTQRFKADSAAATPVEPGQVGSSVTLTVQYALER; from the coding sequence ATGAAGTCCGCCCTCGCCATGATGGCCCTTGCCGCCGCGTCCCTGCCCGCCATGGCGGTCGCGCAGACCAGCGTAACAATCGCCGAAACCGCTCCCGTCGTGACGCTCAACGTCACCGAAACGGTGGAAGCCGCGCCTGACCAGGCTGTCGTGGGCACCGGTGTCCAGACGCGCGCGCCTACCGCAACGCAGGCGATGCGCGAAAATGCGGCGAAGATGGAACGCCTTATCGCTACTCTGGCCAAATCCGGGATCGCCAAGAAGGATATCCAGACGAGCGGCATCAATTTGAACGCCCAATATGATTACAGCAATCGCGACGGTCAGCCCTCTACGCCCCGATTCATCGGATATGAGGCGTCCAATCAGGTCACGATCAAATTGCGCGACATCAAGAAGGTGGGGCCGCTGCTCGATACGCTGGTTGAGGCAGGCGCGACCAATGTGAACGGGCCGACCTTCGCCATCGAAGACCCCACCCCCATGCTGGCGCAGGCGCGGGCCGCGGCGATGAAGAGCGCCAGGTCGCAGGCTGACTTTTACGCCCAGGCCGCCGGATACCGATCGGCCCGGCTGATCACCATTTCCGAAAGCAATAGCGGCGGCAATCCCCCGATGCCGATGATGACACAGCGGTTCAAAGCCGATTCAGCCGCCGCGACGCCGGTCGAACCCGGTCAGGTCGGATCGTCGGTGACATTGACCGTGCAATACGCCCTGGAGCGCTGA
- a CDS encoding ABC-F family ATP-binding cassette domain-containing protein: MPAPIFSFENLGLSQGTHWLFRHLDIFVGEKDRLALIGRNGAGKTTLLKLIAGQVEPDEGTRSVRPGARVIMLEQDPDVVGFATLRDFALAGQYAPPAHEVEAIASQLGIDLSREAATASGGERRRAAIARALASEPDLLLLDEPTNHLDIDAIDWLEGWLARYNGAFIVISHDRAFLTRLTRQTLWLDRGSIRRNEIGFGGFEDWMEAIYAEEARAAEKLDAKLKLEAHWLQRGVTARRKRNQGRLAKLWEMRAQRAAMVGPQGVAKIAVAADDSKTKSVITAEHVTKNFGERTVIKDFTLRIQRGDRIGIVGGNGAGKTTLLRLLTGELAADSGVVRQAKSLDMIFIDQQRSLMQPDKRVRDILAEGGDWIDVRGVRKHVHGYLKEFLFDPSLAEARVGTLSGGERSRLLFAREFARESNLLVLDEPTNDLDLETLDLLQEVIADYDGTVLIVSHDRDFLDRTVTVTLGLDGSGQVDVIVGGYADWVAKRQPRNAPRAEKKAVAAPPPRTAATKLTYKDQRDLDLLPGKIEELEAAIARDEDALADPALYSRDPDRFASLTKAIEQARADKDAAEERWLELAEKAEGLNG; this comes from the coding sequence ATGCCCGCACCCATATTCTCCTTTGAAAATCTCGGCCTCAGCCAGGGCACCCACTGGCTTTTCCGTCATCTCGATATTTTTGTGGGAGAGAAGGATCGGCTGGCGCTGATCGGGCGCAACGGGGCGGGTAAGACGACGCTGCTCAAGCTGATCGCTGGACAGGTGGAGCCTGACGAGGGCACGCGGTCGGTTCGTCCCGGCGCGCGCGTCATCATGCTGGAACAAGACCCGGACGTCGTCGGATTTGCGACGCTGCGCGACTTTGCGCTCGCCGGGCAGTATGCGCCGCCCGCGCATGAGGTGGAGGCGATCGCCAGCCAGCTTGGCATAGACCTGTCACGTGAAGCAGCAACCGCGAGCGGGGGCGAGCGCCGCCGTGCCGCCATAGCGCGCGCTCTGGCGAGCGAGCCGGACCTGTTGCTGCTCGACGAGCCGACCAACCATCTCGACATCGACGCAATCGACTGGCTGGAAGGCTGGCTGGCCCGCTACAACGGGGCCTTCATCGTCATCAGCCACGACCGCGCGTTCCTGACCCGGCTGACGCGGCAGACGCTGTGGCTGGACCGGGGATCGATCCGGCGCAACGAGATCGGTTTTGGCGGGTTCGAGGATTGGATGGAGGCGATCTATGCCGAGGAGGCCCGCGCCGCCGAGAAGCTGGACGCCAAGCTGAAGCTGGAGGCGCACTGGTTGCAGCGCGGCGTCACCGCCCGCCGCAAGCGCAATCAGGGGCGTCTGGCGAAACTGTGGGAAATGCGCGCTCAGCGTGCCGCGATGGTCGGACCGCAGGGCGTGGCGAAGATCGCGGTCGCGGCGGATGACAGCAAGACGAAAAGCGTCATCACCGCCGAGCATGTCACGAAGAATTTTGGCGAACGCACGGTCATCAAGGACTTCACACTGCGTATCCAGCGCGGCGACCGGATCGGGATCGTCGGCGGCAATGGCGCGGGCAAGACGACGCTGCTCAGGCTGCTGACCGGCGAACTTGCCGCGGATTCAGGCGTCGTCAGGCAGGCCAAGTCGCTCGACATGATCTTCATCGACCAGCAACGCAGCCTGATGCAACCCGACAAGCGTGTGCGTGACATATTGGCCGAAGGCGGCGACTGGATCGACGTGCGGGGGGTGCGCAAGCATGTTCACGGTTATCTGAAGGAATTTCTGTTCGATCCTTCGCTGGCCGAAGCGCGGGTTGGCACGCTGTCCGGCGGCGAACGATCACGCCTGCTGTTCGCGCGTGAGTTCGCCCGCGAATCGAACCTGCTGGTGCTGGACGAACCGACCAACGACCTTGACCTGGAAACGCTGGACCTGCTGCAGGAGGTCATCGCCGACTATGACGGCACGGTGCTGATTGTCAGCCATGACCGCGACTTTCTTGACCGGACGGTGACCGTGACGCTTGGCCTCGACGGGTCGGGGCAGGTGGATGTGATCGTCGGCGGCTATGCCGACTGGGTCGCCAAGCGCCAGCCCAGGAACGCTCCTCGTGCGGAAAAGAAGGCTGTTGCCGCCCCGCCGCCGCGGACCGCTGCGACCAAGCTGACCTACAAGGATCAACGCGATCTGGACCTGCTGCCCGGCAAGATCGAGGAACTGGAAGCGGCCATCGCACGTGATGAGGATGCGCTTGCCGACCCGGCTCTCTACAGCCGTGATCCCGATCGTTTTGCATCACTGACCAAGGCCATAGAGCAGGCGCGCGCCGACAAGGATGCGGCCGAGGAACGCTGGCTGGAATTGGCGGAAAAGGCCGAGGGACTGAACGGCTGA